In Phaenicophaeus curvirostris isolate KB17595 chromosome 9, BPBGC_Pcur_1.0, whole genome shotgun sequence, the DNA window GTGAGATCacatgaaagcattttttttgcttaaacaaATCAGTTTTCTCTTTAGCCAAATATCTGCATCCACTCCTATGGAGATACACGCTTGCTGCGCGATATTTCAAGCGTGGGTTTTGACTGCAGGAAGGCCACTTTATGCCTGCAGTACAACCAGCCACTGAACAGAAGGTGAGGATGTTAAATTCTTGCTGTAGCAGCTCCTGGGCATCCCTTGCAGCTGGGAAACCCACCTCATGCAGTGATACGGGGCTCTTCCATCGTTCAGGCAGCCAGAGGTTAGTCCAAGTGGGCTGTTCTGAATCCCCGGCTCTAGGAAGCCAAAACAGCCGTGCTTCAGTTCTCACTGAAGGCTTTTTCAGTGGTAACTCAGGCTCTCTGACCGTGTTCCTCACTTTTGTAGCTCATTTCTTGCAGCAAATACTACAAAGCTGTGCAGCTTGAGGATTGTAGTGGCTGAACTGTTCTAAGGGGCAAGTCAGAGAGGGGTGCAATTTGGAGGCAGAGGATGGTtataggaaaagaagaaagtgtgCAGAATGGAGAGTGGACCTGATAAAAAGTAGCTGCTTAGCTTCAGGGTGTGAGTCTTGTCAGAAAGTGCTTTGGGAAGTCTGAGGCAGCTTTTGCCTGCTTGGGAGAGAGAAAACTGATTGCAATTGCCAAGCGTAGTGGTGAGGCAGTTTCTGTGGCCGACTGGGAAAGCcgtttttaaaagcaagtgtCTGGGGAATAACTCGAATGAGGAAAATCCACATAATACTCCGCTTTGCTGGCACTCAgaacagaggaggaaggagcaaggGAGAGAGTATAGGGGTGAGGAGGGTTTCTGCAGGCTGTTAATGATTAACAAGGGAAACCGGGCCACTGGTCTGCCTGCAGGCACTTAGTGTCGCTCACCAGCATCCCTGTGCCAAGTCATTAAGAGAAGCAAGTTATCACTGAAGGTCGCCAGTCCTGAAGTTACCTAGCAGAGGTGATCACACCAGTCCTCTTTCTGTTGCTAGAGTGCCTCTCAGCAGAGATTTTACTCATTACTTGGCAGGTTCATTACCAGCTATGGTAGGGAGCCCACCCTGGAGCAAAAGGTTGTGTTACTCTGTCTGGGCTCCTTAATCTTTATCCTTAGACTTCTAAGACACTGAGAGGATTgcagggtggtttttttcagtctgggGCTGAGATGAACTGACCTTATCTGTACCTGTGTGTCTTGGCATTGTGAAGGAATGACCTTGGGCTACCTGCTGGCTATGTTACACCAAGGCAAATCTGTCAGTTGGACTGTGGGAAAAACAATGAGCCCCTAAGTCATCTTTCCTTGTCTGCAAAGCCATAAGCGCCCTGCCCAGCCAGTTCAGATTGCCTTATTCCTTTCCTCGAGTTACTTATAAGTAAAACCTGTATAGACCTTTTTACATTTGCAAATGAGGAACGACCCCATGCAAGCAAGGGACTGTAATAGACTTGTGTTAGGGAAGGGTGTGGGCAAAGTCAATGATGTAACAGCGCTCCTTGTGCAATAGCAATCTAATTATGGTGCAATACAGGTGCGAGGGATTTTGCAATGCTAATACCACTTAACCTGGCGATTAGAAACCTTGTCGATGTCAGGGAGCAAGGTTTGACTCCTTGTGAAATCTTTGCCGTAATctcttcaaacagaaaatgttaaGGTTCAAGCATGGCAAAGCTTGTTTTCTTAAGGAGGAGACTCTGACATTGAACTCAAGAGTCCTCCTAGACCAGCTGGAGTCAACGGGAGATGTTTTCAAGTGTCACCTGTAAACTAGATACTGCAAGATGTGGTTCTCCCCCACGTTTATCATAGCACCATGCCCCCAACAAGGTCTGTCAGCTTGGAGGGCGAAGCTCAGGCACATCTCCCTACTTCTGGGCAGACTAGAATATTTGCCAGTGATGTTCTTGGTCACTCAGGATAGTATGTAGATACCCACATTACTAGAAAGACAGCTTACTCCTGTAACTCGTCTCTTCTAAATTGCCAGGATGGCTCTTGCAGTAGCACTAAGCAATGTAATCAATACGCCCAAAACCTGATTTTGTTATGCCCAGGGTAGTTAGTGCACAGCTGCCTTCCATTCATTTAAACCTGTTGTTCTGTAACCTAGAAACATGATGGAGTTCGTCTTGGATGGCATCTTGTGGAGAATGCTTGGGTAACCTCAGTCTGGCTCTTGCTGGTGTCTGTCATGGGATTCGGCTCTGAGTGATGACGTGTGACTGACTGGACTATGGGACTTCTACCAGCTGTGTCAAAACCGGCGCTAataaaaatgggggaaaaaagttacAGTTTTTGTGCTAACTGTCTGGCTTTTGTACTCTCTTATGCGTGTTCTCTACTCTAAAGCATGGCTTAAGATTTCATTCACTGatactttgctttcttcagaaTGTGTTCAACATGGTTGTGGAAGTACCTCGGTGGACAAACGCTAAAATGGAGGTAACTACGCTGCAGTTCCTACCTAAAGTGCTTGAACCGATTCAGCTCTTAATGTTTGACTTTGCTGATCCTCTCCTCACCTCCACGTCCTGAAGCAGAGTGGGTCCCTAAATGgcacaaaaataattcagcCCAAATAAATAAGGCCTGTCAAAACCTACCACACTGCAGCCATCCTGTCAAAGAAGCTCTCTAGATGTAGTTCTAGCTTCTCTTGTAAATACTTGCTTAATAGTAGAGGCATTTGTAAGGAGGCTAAGACTTGCAGAACTTGGAATAATTTAGTGTTCTTCTGCGGCTTCTGGTTAAAGCAGTGTCTTGTGTCTTCTGACATTTGTAACTCTGCTGAAAATTGTATCCCAGGAGATGGCAGTGCAGAAGGAAATGGAGTTGTTCTATATCTACTGTCAGCTTTGGGGTCAGCTCCTGGTCACTTGGCTTGTCCATTAGCAGCCAACTTCAAAGGAAAATCAGTTGGGTTTTCTGAGAGCAGAGAGATTTATGtaacttttctttcagattGCAACAAAGGATCCCTTAAACCCAATTAAGCAAgatgtgaagaaaggaaaactgcGCTATGTAGCGAACGTGTTTCCCCATAAGGGTTATATCTGGAATTACGGCGCTATCCCACAGGTACTGTAACTTGTCTCAGTGGCTCGTCCTTTCtggtggggagaagggaggatgCCTGTCTGTCTGGCTGCCACCAAATTAACAAGCAAGGTTGGCTGAAAGTCTCATCTGGAACACAGCATTTGCTGCTGCGTGTATAATCTTGCCAATGAAGAGAAGCTGTCAAGAAGGCAGGGATGGTTCCCAGCAGGAATCTCCAGAGGCTGAAGCTTCACGGAAGATTCTTGTTGCAGTGAATTAGCTGTTTATTTTAGACTTTGGATATGGACAATGACAACCTGAATAGATCCAAAGTTTGTATCTTTGTATCTTTCCCATTTCTCCCCCTCTTTTTGTTCATGTCCTAAAACACACGGCTAGACCAATGTTTGGACCTGCTGGGTGGTTGATCTCAGGGCTGGATGTGAGAAGGGTACTCGGCAGTTCAGAGACTGCGTGAGGCAGATGTCCGCAGCTGCACCAGCACACTTTTGCTCAAACAGAGACATCTGGCAAGGGGTACACCAACAGATGGTGACACTTGGGCACATGCTCTTAATGGGCTAGAGGCCGCTGGGTAAAAGGGAGCTTTGGGCAAGGCTGTTTGCCTCTGGTGTTCTCCGAGGTTTGAGTTTCCTTTAGAGAAATAAATCGCTAGTGACAATTCACAGGAAAACACGCTGAGTTTTGTGATTCTAGTCTTGATGGCAGTGCATGTTGAGTGTTTTCACCAAGTGGCTTAAGACTGCTTCAAAGTTGAATTATTTCCTGCTTGGATGGATTCTGGAGTGAGTTTCTTTGTACAGAATTACGGCTTTTGAAGCCTTTGCTCAGATCACAGATATTCATGCATGGAGGGCAAGGGACTGAATGTAACACTTTGTTGTAGAGAAGTGCAATAACGATTGTGCAGAATCCTTCAGCACCACACAGGTTTCACTACATCTTCCTGAGTGCTCTGGATTCATCGCGAGGGTTTGACTGCACTAGTTGTGTCCTGGCATGCAGAGGTTTGGGAATAGCATTCCTTCTTTTTATAGCTCAACAACCCTAGAGGTAGATGCTCCTTCTGATGCAAGTGGGCGCAGTGTCCTTTCACTCCCGATCAGAAGCATGTTTTAAGCAGCTATTATTTTTAGAGGTATAGCTCAAATGCCCGCTGGAGTCCTGTCCTCCAACTTGCACTCACACGCTGCTTCAGGTAGGATGAACTGGGATACTGGGTAGCACAGGGTGTGGGACTCCATGTTCTTGTTGCTGCTCTAGGGTAACAGGGTGTCTTTAATTGCTGAATTGAAAGGAAACAATACACCCTGTCTGGCTTCTCTCTATGTTGGAATGTTATCTGGAGTTCAGGAAACCTCTGTTAAGAAATGAATagggaggggaagaggcaggCAGCCAAAGCAGTGAGTGTTCTTTATAGATGTGAACTTCACCTTTATGCAGCTGTGGAACAGAGGAGGAAGCCTGGGAAGTTGTTGAAAAAAAGGTTGTCAGTGGGAGGGAGCAGCTTACCCTTGGCAAGATAAGACCTTTTAACTTGGATTCGAACCATTTGCAGGCCCAAGTGAAATAGTAGCAGTAACAGTAGTAACAAATACAGACCTGAAAGCAAGCGTGAAGTGGGCAACCGCATGCCTGAAGTAAacctgctttttatttcctcctgaaATTTTGCAGACTTGGGAAGACCCAGGTCACAAAGATGAAAATACTGGCTGCTGTGGAGATAACGATCCGATTGATGTGTGCGAAATTGGAAGCAAGGTAATGCATTCTAAAGGGTAACTGCCTTTTGGAACATGTAATTAATGTCTCTGAAGACAATCATCTAGAGACATTATTCAGTTCCTGCCTCCTCTGCCTCAAGGATGtgctgttttcctctgctgcctctggagaCAGTTGATGAGATCCTACAGCACAAGCCTTGTGAGCCAAGGCTTTTGAACTGCTGATAAGCAATAGCCAGTTTTGTGGTACCTGACTGCCTGCTGAACTCTCGCAGCCTGCGCAGTGTCCTGTTGTGCATTCCTTGGAGGCATCAGTACAGGCAACAAGGGTCTTTTTCTTCACAGGTCTGCTCTCGAGGAGAAGTCATCAAAGTGAAGGTGCTGGGCACACTGGCACTGATTGATGAGGGAGAGACAGACTGGAAGGTAATTGCTATCAATGTTGAAGACCCTGAATCAGACAACTATAACGGTAAGTTACAGGAGGGAGGAGCAGCGCGGTACTTTCCATTCTCCATTGAGAGCCTGAAGGAAATTTTCAAGTCAGGACATGAGCGTCTTACTTCTATGCTgcagtattcatagaatcatagaatggtttgagttggaagggagcttaaagatcacctaattctaACACCCAGGGATgcgtcccactagaccaggctgctggaagccccatccaacctggcctggaacacctccagggatggggcatccacagcttccctgggcaacctgggccagggcctcaccaccctcatcatgaagaatttcctcctaatgtctagtctaaatcttcccctctccaatttaaagccattcccccttgtcctgtcactacatgcctttttGTATCAGATGTGATATTGGAAGGACAGTAGAACAGGATGATATCAAGCCTATACCAAAACGTTTTACTGTGGTTTATCCCAAATTGTCAGTCCTCTGCACAGCCTGGAGCCTTGAAGAAGAGGAGTGGAAGGAAAGGAATTGTCCGGGAAGTCTCTAGCCAAAGCTGTTTAAATGTTTCCAAGCTGCTGGGGGCAAGGGGATATACCCCTAAGATGAAACACTTCCTTTCCTGTGCAGAGTATCAGCTTTCTGTCTTTACTGTAACCTTTCTGAAATGTTGCTAAGGCTGTTTGGGGAGGGGCAGCTCAGAAGAGCCGGGTCGTAACTAGGTAACTCCTGTTCCTGGATCCTGCTAAGAAACCTTTTCTCCCTCCTAGATATTGACGATGTCAGAAGGATGAAACCTGGATACTTAGAAGCTACAGTGGACTGGTTCAGAAGATACAAAGTACCTGATGGAAAGCCAGAAAACCAGTTTGCTTTCAATGGCGAATTTAAAGACAAAGTAAGCTGGTCTTTCCTCTTTACTGTAAGCTTGCGAAGGCACGCTGTCAAAAACTGAACTTGGGGTGCCTGGGGACGAGAATGAGTAGTTGCTGAGAGAATGGCTTTTTACAGGGCTGCTGATAGCTGACTTCATTCTTCCTGCTGTGTTTCCAGCCTGCCGCTTGCAGAAGTAGTAGGAGAAAAAGCATAGGGTAAtcactcagcagctgctggataTTATCAGTCTGTCTTCTAGATGACATTCATGTGGGATCGCTTCAGGGCTGGGAGCCTCTCTGTCAGAACCAGGATGGAAAACACTAGGTTTATTTGCTCCTGTTCTGGAGCAGAGGGTGTTTGACATGAGCCTTTGCCTCCCTTGCTCACTGGCCTTGTTACACTGCAGCCTGATGCAAGTCGAAGTTAGCTCAGGAGCTGTAAAGAGCATGTAAGGCTGGATGGGCTGGGATGTGTCACTGCCCCACAAGATAGGTGAAACCAGAATCAAGGCCAAGGTGGAAAACAAGGATAGAGAACCTTGCATGTGTTCCTGCAGTGTTTTGTTTGGCTGTGTGCGGTATCAAACCCCGATATTGCTTACCAGTGTTCACGCTAACAAATAATTGCGTGagcttccttctccagctgacAGGTTAATGCTTGAGTGTATGCTagttgctttttggtttttttaaggcaaATAGCTGTGATATGCGTGGAAACACATTCATTTTCAAATAGTTGCAAAGCTAGATTAGAtgcatatttcttccttttgatcTGCGCGGCAGCTGAATGGTTTGCCTGGAGTTGAAAAAGCTCACAAATAGGTTGGCGTCAGCTAACTGCTGGAGACAAACTGAGCAGGAGGAGTAGCAGCATAGTGGAGGTGCTCTCATAATACAGCACTGGCCAGAGACTAGAATATCTGTGCTCTGTTTCTTTTGGCCTCAAGCTCCCTAGGTGACCTTGGCATATCCTCCCatcttgaaaggaaaacaattcaTATTGTAAAATCCCTGTTGCTTCAGCTGTGGAGCATGGGAAGGTTGCTGTTGTTCCCGAAAGGCACGGTAATGGAATAGGTCTCTCCGAGTCCCTTCCAGAGCCAGAATAAAATCAGCCTATAAATACTGGCCTCTCATTCAATGTAACTGATGATCTGGAGAAGGTGGTCTAGTGCTTACGCAAAACCCTGTTTGTTCTCATCTTCAACTTTAGGATTTTGCTGTGAATGTCATCAAATGTACTCATGAACACTGGAAAGCTTTAATAGCGAAGAAAACTGACGGAGGGGAGATCAACTGGTAGGTTAATGCTTGTAGTACTAGACATGTCCTTTCCCCTAAAAAAATAACCCTGCAACTTCCTTTCCTGACGGGTGTCGTGCTTTCTGTCAGCTGCTGGGTGTCTCTGCAGGCCTTCCCCTTCGACTTGGCAACTGTAACAATGATTCTTGGTATTCCATTATTTAATACTCTGGGGAAAGACTTGGCTTTCACATTCTCACAAGCAGCCTTTCTCTTCTAGCACAAACCTGACGGTGTCTGACAGCCCTTTCTGCTGTAGTCAAGAGTGTGCAAAAGCTACTGTGGAAGCAGTAAGTACAAATCTGACTGTCCTACCCTCAGCTTCAGCGTTGGGCAAAAGGGTAATGATTTGTGCAGTACCATAAATTGTCCTCTCTGGGTGAATAATGCATTGTATGCTCAGAATTTTTTGGATGACTGAACACAGCGCCTGTTTCTGGTTAAATAAGATGGAGGTGGAAGCACCCAATATGCCTCCAGAGGCTTCTCCTTGCCCTTAGTCACCTGAGGGATGAAATCCAAAACAGTTTCTGTGAAGGACTAAACTTCAGACCATAGCTTGGGTGTCAGCTGTTCTGAGTGTTTACATATTTGGCCTTCCACGACCTTCACAGCCCAGGGCATACTTTGCAAAGAGAAAGTCTAATTTCTGAAAGCCTTGCAGCCAGGGACCTTGCAGCCTTTGCAAGGAAAGGCTCAAAGTTCCCAGTGTGGTACTCAGTCCAGTTTCAGGACTTTCAGGCATCTCCCTGGGCTTGTGAAGTACTGTTGTTGGCGACTCGAAAGGTAGTGGAGGAATGTGACAGGAGAATCAAAACACAACTGTTGCCTCAGTGTATGTAAGTGTGGGTGGAAGCCAGAGCTCCTCCATAGCCTTGGAGAGACTTCTAAagccattgccttgcttttaaaattgcttcTGTCCTCTAGTAGTATCGGAATTACTTTGAAAGTGTAACTCTCACAGAGGACGCGTCACCACCTGGGAACCCTTGTCTGTCTTTCATTGTTAAGGTGAAAGTGTTTCAGATAAGGACTCAAAAAACTTGGCATTATAGGTTTGAAAAGAGCATGCTGCCTGTGGCTGTGTAGATGCTGGAGTGGCAGCTGCTTGTGGTGAGAAGCAGGTGGCACTGCAGCCTGTGCTTAGAGCAGAGCAGTGCCTCTGGCATGTAAGAACAAATGTGGAAGGAGGAGGCCATGGGAATGACAGTACTTGGGCTGCAGGTGAGCTTGTTTACTCACTCACAGCCAACTAACACTAAAAAACTCCTGCTGCTTAGATCTTAAATGTGCTCAGTGAAGACTCGTGCAGCTCTAAGTGATGTCTGGTGAGCTTCAGGTGTAGCATCAATGTCAGTtaacagcagctgcctgctaATGCACTTCTCATTTCAGGCTCCACCGTGTAAAGCTGCCAACCCAATCCCACCTGAAGGTAAGTCTCAAAGCCCTTGTTTACATCCAGGTACTGAGTGGAGACCTCAAAGGAATTCTCAGTAGGAAGATGAGGGCCTTAACTGATTGCTGGGGGTGGCTGTAGCACTAGGAGAAATGAAGGGCTTTGGTGGACCTAatttgaatcatagaaacatagaattaccagcttggaaaagacctctgagatcattgagtccaaccatacctagtctgccactaaaccatatccttcagtacttcatctacctgtcttttaaacacctctagagATGGTgtctcagccacctccctgggcagcctctgccagagcctgaTAACCCTTTGGGTGACTTGGGTCAGTGAGGCTGTTTAATTGCTGTGAATAACTTCTATTGTTGCCTTATTTCCTTGTTTGGGTATGTTAGGCGGGTGAATGTATGGGTAAGAAGGAGACTTGAGGTACCATAGTTTGCTCCAGAAGAGATGAGAGTTGCAGCAGGTCCTGAAAGAAGAGCGAACGCTGCAGAGCacagaagggagagaggggttTCATTAGGTTATGCAAAGAGGGGTTCTGTCAATAGCCTCAATGCAGGTGAGCTGAGGAAGGGAATTACTCCAGcctctgcaaagcagaaatCAGTCACAGGTTAggtgcttcagctgctgctaaACTTGCTGACCAGAGAACTGTCACCACACAAGAGTCCACTGAGAGCTGGGAGTGAGCCTTTTGATGCCTGTGGACACAGTTGTGTAAGGAAACAAGGGCTGTGCAAGGAATCCTCACGTCAGTGCAAGGTTGCAAAGGGTATCTTGCATGCTGACTGGATATTGCTGTAGAAGGGCAGCCATGAGCTACTGCTGGTGTATAAAACCCACAGCTGTATGGTGGAGGGAGGAGGTTGGTCTCTTCCACTCTCTTCAGGGGTAATAAACCTCTGAAGATAGTAGTGATGTCCTCGGTGTGGGCATGGGAGTTGGAGGTAAAATGAATTTGCCTCCCTGAGCTGGCTGAGCCTGAGGGGACCAGGGCCAGCTCTGCCTTGCTGTGCACACCTGCACTAAGTCATGTGTAGAGTGAGGGTGACTGcttcaagaaaacaaataccTGTTGGATGTGGGGTGGAGCTCtcgaaggagcaggaggaagccCTGGTGTTGGAGGTGATAAATGCTGTGCACTGTGACAATGTAAGAAGAGGGTGACTAACAGAGGGCTAAGCCCCATGTTATTTTTCTGCCCCATACAGTTGACAAGTGGTTCTATTACCAAAAGAACTGACGAGGGGTAGTGAGGCAGATGTGCTCTCCTTATGCACCAACCCATCCAGGTTCTGCGCAGAGGTGACAAGAACGCAGTCCTAACTCTTGTGCTGGAGGGCTGTGCTCCAGCTCTCCCCGACGGTAGATGCCATATGTGATGTGTAACTGTTGTAGCCATAATAAAACTGCATTCCAACAGTGGAACTGTGTACGTGAGCATATAGAGGGGGCATGTGTTAGTGGGCAAGATCCTCGAGTCGTCACGCTCCCTCACCACACACTCCCATGCTGCCTGCCAGCGGAGGGGCTGTATGTGCCAGAGTGGTGGCAACGTCCATGAGCTGCGGCCAGGGCGCCATGAGaacaccagctccagctgcccccTGCAATGCAGGGCAAGCGGGGAGTGAGAGCAGCCCCTGGGGGCAAGGGCAGCCATTGTCCCATGTCCCTGGCTGCACCACCCCCAGGCACCAACGGCAGGTGCACCCAGCACCCTTGAAACAGGCGAAAtgcctgctccctgcctgccaTGTGGCCTGGGCGGCTGTGCACATGGCAGAAACCTGGCAGTACAGCTCAGAGgccttcctgtacctgaagggATCCACGCAGCCCACCTGGGAAGGGACTTTGGAGAAGTACAtaagccttgtcctcatcctttgttgtcacagttgttccctttgcagcCAAGAAGAACCAAATATTCTCCCTGTTAATATTCTCCTATTGTTAATGTCTTTATAGAAACACTTTCTGTTATCTGAGCTCTAGTGGGACtctagccctcctgattttgaATCTGCACCATCTcgcttcctccctgtagtccagcCGAGACACCTGCCCCTCcatccaaagttcatagacattcctcttcttcttcaagTCCCTCACGATTTCCTTGCTCAACCaagtgggctttttttccccgcTGACACCTCTTGAGGAACACGGGGACGGCCTGACAGACTTGGGCTTCTTGAGCCGGGAAAACACCAGGCTCCCGGGACACATTCAGCACAGAGGCCTTCCCGTGCCTAAGGGCTCCGCGCAACCCACCTGGGCAGGGACTTGGCAGAAAGGTGTGGACTGagaggacgaggggcaatgccgacaaattggagaggggaacaTTTCAACTAGACTGAAGGAGGAAGCTCTTCCCAAGCAGGCTTTGGAGGGGCCCTGCAACAGCTTGCTCAGAGAAGCCCCATTCACCCCTGCAAGTGGTCGAcgccaggctggacggggcttggagcagcctgctCTGGTGGGAGGGGGCCCTGCGGAGAATGCGGGCAACGACACCCTCCCTGCGCACCTCTCTTCCCAGGCTCCACAAAAAGGGgggacagagcagcacagcgCAGCCCTCCAAATGCTGCCCCCCTCCAAGGAGGGCAAAAGCCTACAGCACCCGGTATTCCCAGgcggtctcccatccaagtacTAACCGGGCCCGACCCTGCTTAGCTGCCGAGATCGGACGAGATTGGGCGTTCTCAGGGTGGTGTGGCCGTAGGCACCcgctgcctcccagcacccGCAGCCTCTCCCGCACGACACGCCTCGCTCACACCGCAACACACACACTGCACACCCCCCAACACTaacacaacacacacacaacacaaaCACCTAACGCAACGCACtcaacacacacaccccacacacaaacagccccaaacacctcacaacacacacacaccaccaCACGCCCTACGACAAACTCACCCCACAACACAACAcctccccctcacccccctcaccaccaccaccaccaaacaCCACCCACAGCAGCCTGGCCTCCAGCACACAAACAAACGCACCCCAGGGACACCCAACGGCCTCTCACCCACGCCTCCACACTGCTCAGGAGGCACCTCAAACCCTCTCTTCACTTTTCGCACCCTCGCCACCACAAAGCCTTGACAGGGGGTGCGGCGCCTCCAGACAAGCCCAACGCCGCCACTGCAGCCCCGTTCCCGGCAGGAGTCGGTGACGCAAACGGGCTTCCTCAGCCCACACCAAAGGAGCCTGGCCGAAAGGAGACCTTagcgctctctacaactccccgACAGGCAGGAGGCTCCAG includes these proteins:
- the PPA1 gene encoding inorganic pyrophosphatase, with amino-acid sequence MAAYGVEERAAPNSLEYRLFFKDAAGRYISPFHDIPIYADASKNVFNMVVEVPRWTNAKMEIATKDPLNPIKQDVKKGKLRYVANVFPHKGYIWNYGAIPQTWEDPGHKDENTGCCGDNDPIDVCEIGSKVCSRGEVIKVKVLGTLALIDEGETDWKVIAINVEDPESDNYNDIDDVRRMKPGYLEATVDWFRRYKVPDGKPENQFAFNGEFKDKDFAVNVIKCTHEHWKALIAKKTDGGEINCTNLTVSDSPFCCSQECAKATVEAAPPCKAANPIPPEVDKWFYYQKN